In Flavobacterium sp. N3904, one DNA window encodes the following:
- a CDS encoding WG repeat-containing protein codes for MKMLKLFFLLFPLIAMSQKKFDYIREKLEQNHKYEYVYNFENNYAVFRTFDNKMGVIDSTEKIVIRPVFSFIYNKKELQNLFEVGNEINNKFKRGFIDLKGNVKIPIIYDDVFYIEKGLIRVSKDNKFGVIDTLNNIILPTKFDYISTDNNLIIAEIKGLNNLYDYQGKQISNLQFTEISNFSNNKAIIAFQNKSNSIIDNLGNIVLKPIKDYYFERVLNNDLYLIKNNQNAKVGVMNSKGEFIIECKYDEIKQVKSFFIAKSNNKKGFISLTDSIIKPFVYDEIYFSYFDDAVSFGDNNLGDNYIVQKDKLYGVINPNIENDIIPLRYKNIRTLFDKYFIVQNTKNENGLFFENGEKVLNEEYIFFNVFEKRIFASRNNKHFLVHLKETKYTENEAFVDEFVKFKDEQEFPKNANQIFKSKGKFGVINYENNIIIPCEYELIENIYLSKEFIVKKNNKFGIVNSENKIVVDIGYDEFKKLKESILFTKENKKIKKYHEITYK; via the coding sequence ATGAAAATGTTAAAACTCTTTTTTTTACTATTTCCTTTAATCGCAATGAGTCAAAAAAAATTTGACTACATAAGAGAAAAGTTAGAACAAAATCACAAATATGAATATGTTTATAATTTTGAAAATAATTATGCTGTCTTCAGAACTTTCGACAATAAAATGGGAGTTATTGATAGCACCGAAAAAATAGTTATCAGACCTGTGTTTTCATTTATTTATAACAAAAAAGAACTCCAAAACCTATTCGAAGTTGGAAACGAAATAAATAACAAATTCAAGCGGGGATTTATCGATTTAAAAGGTAATGTTAAAATCCCAATTATATACGACGATGTTTTTTACATTGAAAAAGGTTTAATCAGAGTTTCAAAAGACAATAAATTCGGAGTTATAGATACTTTAAATAATATTATTTTACCAACTAAATTTGACTACATATCAACAGATAATAATTTAATCATTGCCGAAATTAAAGGACTAAATAATCTTTATGATTATCAAGGAAAACAAATAAGCAATTTGCAATTTACAGAGATTTCAAATTTCAGTAATAATAAAGCAATTATCGCCTTTCAGAATAAGTCAAATTCAATTATTGATAATCTTGGAAATATTGTTTTAAAACCTATTAAAGATTATTATTTCGAAAGAGTTTTAAATAATGATTTATATTTAATTAAAAATAATCAAAATGCTAAAGTTGGCGTAATGAATTCAAAAGGAGAATTTATTATTGAATGTAAATATGATGAAATAAAACAAGTAAAGTCTTTCTTTATTGCTAAAAGCAATAATAAAAAAGGATTTATTTCATTAACAGATTCTATAATAAAACCTTTTGTTTACGATGAAATTTATTTCAGCTATTTTGATGATGCAGTTTCTTTTGGAGACAACAATCTTGGAGATAATTACATTGTCCAAAAAGACAAATTATATGGCGTAATTAATCCTAACATTGAAAATGATATAATTCCATTGCGTTATAAAAATATTAGAACTTTATTTGATAAGTATTTTATAGTTCAGAATACTAAAAATGAAAATGGTTTGTTTTTTGAAAACGGTGAAAAAGTTCTAAATGAAGAATATATATTTTTTAATGTATTTGAAAAGAGAATCTTTGCATCTAGAAACAACAAACACTTTTTGGTTCACTTAAAAGAAACAAAATATACTGAAAACGAAGCATTTGTAGATGAGTTTGTAAAATTTAAAGATGAACAAGAATTTCCAAAAAATGCAAATCAAATATTTAAATCAAAAGGAAAATTTGGAGTTATAAATTATGAAAACAACATAATTATTCCTTGCGAATATGAATTAATAGAAAACATTTATCTTTCAAAAGAATTTATTGTTAAGAAAAACAACAAATTTGGAATAGTCAATTCAGAAAATAAAATTGTTGTAGACATTGGATATGATGAATTCAAAAAGTTAAAAGAATCTATATTATTTACAAAAGAGAATAAAAAAATTAAAAAGTATCACGAGATAACATACAAATAA